In a genomic window of Akkermansia massiliensis:
- a CDS encoding alpha/beta hydrolase: MSMKLAFLLPALFLAFPHGHAGAAPFEPSVLEALQPPAEHGAFHSGWISLGLKAADLEEKQVSPGHITDVGEAQMQLYFPAGWKPQDRRAALCIFPGGGYAIQAIEKEGGHIARWAAEHGMVGVVVKYRVSGSNDAVGRFPGPLLDARQALRVTRRHASALGVDPHRIGVMGFSAGGHLAAMASTLWNRPLPEEAENPLKSVSARPDFSLLIYPVITMDPKTTHGGTRSRILGPAPGADLAELCSAERQVTPQTPPVFLVHALDDGVASANSRLMEQACREKGVPSSLHFYPSGGHGYGMEKRGQPTDKWPEAAEQWLAERGILPSPAPACGNAPSGAGTPPRNTAGMNALGPDLCRTAGLTGNGPGATFFGHECARKEL; encoded by the coding sequence ATGAGCATGAAGCTTGCCTTCCTCCTTCCCGCCCTTTTCCTGGCCTTCCCTCACGGCCACGCCGGAGCCGCGCCGTTTGAACCGTCCGTGCTGGAGGCCCTCCAGCCGCCCGCGGAACACGGAGCCTTTCATTCCGGGTGGATTTCCCTGGGGCTCAAGGCGGCGGACCTGGAGGAGAAACAAGTATCCCCCGGACATATTACGGACGTGGGGGAAGCGCAGATGCAGCTCTACTTTCCCGCCGGATGGAAGCCGCAGGACAGGCGCGCGGCCCTGTGCATTTTTCCGGGCGGGGGCTATGCCATCCAGGCCATTGAAAAGGAAGGCGGCCATATCGCCCGCTGGGCGGCGGAGCACGGCATGGTGGGCGTCGTCGTAAAGTACCGCGTTTCCGGGAGCAATGATGCCGTCGGCAGGTTTCCCGGCCCTCTGCTGGACGCCCGGCAGGCTCTGCGCGTAACGCGCCGGCATGCCTCCGCGCTGGGGGTTGACCCGCACCGCATCGGCGTCATGGGCTTTTCCGCAGGCGGCCATCTGGCTGCCATGGCTTCCACGCTCTGGAACCGCCCCCTGCCGGAAGAAGCGGAAAACCCGCTGAAAAGCGTTTCCGCCCGGCCGGATTTCTCCCTGCTCATCTACCCCGTCATCACCATGGACCCCAAAACCACCCACGGGGGCACCCGCAGCAGGATTCTGGGGCCTGCCCCCGGCGCGGATCTGGCGGAGCTGTGTTCCGCGGAACGGCAGGTGACGCCGCAGACGCCGCCCGTGTTCCTCGTCCACGCGCTGGACGACGGCGTAGCCAGCGCCAACAGCAGGCTGATGGAACAGGCCTGCCGGGAAAAGGGCGTTCCCTCCAGCCTGCATTTTTATCCCTCCGGAGGGCATGGGTACGGCATGGAGAAGCGCGGCCAGCCCACGGACAAATGGCCGGAGGCCGCGGAACAATGGCTCGCGGAACGGGGAATTCTCCCCTCCCCGGCTCCTGCCTGCGGGAATGCGCCTTCCGGTGCGGGCACCCCCCCCCGGAACACGGCGGGAATGAATGCGCTAGGCCCTGATTTGTGCCGCACCGCAGGGTTGACCGGAAACGGGCCCGGTGCTACCTTTTTCGGGCATGAGTGCGCCCGAAAAGAATTATAA
- a CDS encoding aminotransferase class V-fold PLP-dependent enzyme yields the protein MLDTATIRPQFPILETSVHGKPLIYLDNAATTQKPLAVLDATRNYYETQNANVHRGSHYLSQLATEAHEESRETVARFINAPETAEVLFTSGCTMGINLAADTIARSGTVKPGDEVILTACEHHSNIVPWQMLCERTGAVLKVVPLTPGQTLDMEAYRNLLSPRTRIVAVGHVSNTLGTINPVQEITALARENRPDTIVLIDGAQAVSHMNVDVQELGCDLYAFSGHKLYAPTGIGALWGKRELLEKLPPWMGGGEMIKEVTFEKTVYNDIPFKYEAGTPNIGGAVGLAAAIRYVSGLGLDNIAAHEQKLTDMAVEGLKAIPRLTVLAPDVPHSAVVSVLAEGIHHYDLGTLLDQMGIAVRTGHHCCQPLMCALGTTGTTRASFALYNTEEEVQTFLKSMNRALDMLS from the coding sequence ATGCTTGACACAGCAACCATCCGCCCGCAGTTTCCCATCCTGGAAACCAGCGTGCACGGCAAACCGCTCATTTACCTGGACAATGCGGCCACCACGCAGAAGCCCCTAGCCGTCCTGGATGCCACCCGGAATTATTATGAAACGCAGAACGCCAACGTGCACCGCGGCTCCCACTACCTGAGCCAGCTTGCCACGGAGGCGCATGAAGAGTCGCGGGAAACGGTGGCCCGGTTCATCAACGCGCCGGAAACGGCGGAAGTCCTGTTCACCTCCGGCTGCACCATGGGCATCAACCTGGCGGCAGACACCATCGCTAGGTCCGGCACGGTCAAGCCGGGGGACGAAGTTATCCTGACCGCCTGTGAGCACCACTCCAACATCGTCCCCTGGCAAATGCTCTGCGAACGCACGGGCGCGGTCCTCAAGGTAGTCCCGCTGACTCCGGGCCAGACGCTGGATATGGAGGCCTACCGGAACCTGCTTTCCCCCCGCACCCGCATCGTGGCCGTGGGCCACGTCTCCAACACGCTCGGAACAATCAATCCCGTGCAGGAGATCACCGCGCTTGCCAGGGAAAACAGGCCGGACACCATTGTGCTGATTGACGGCGCCCAGGCCGTCTCCCACATGAACGTGGACGTTCAGGAACTGGGATGCGACCTGTACGCCTTTTCCGGCCACAAGCTGTATGCTCCCACCGGCATCGGCGCGCTGTGGGGAAAAAGGGAGCTGCTGGAAAAGCTGCCGCCGTGGATGGGCGGCGGGGAGATGATCAAGGAAGTCACCTTTGAAAAAACCGTCTACAACGACATCCCTTTCAAATATGAGGCTGGGACGCCCAACATTGGCGGAGCGGTAGGTCTGGCGGCGGCCATCCGCTACGTCTCCGGACTGGGGCTGGACAACATCGCCGCCCATGAACAAAAACTGACGGACATGGCCGTGGAAGGCCTCAAGGCCATACCGCGCCTGACCGTGCTGGCCCCGGACGTGCCGCACAGCGCCGTGGTCTCCGTCCTGGCGGAAGGCATCCACCATTACGACCTGGGCACCCTGCTGGACCAGATGGGCATTGCCGTGCGCACCGGGCACCATTGCTGCCAGCCTCTCATGTGCGCCCTGGGAACTACGGGAACCACCCGCGCCTCCTTTGCCCTGTACAATACGGAAGAGGAAGTTCAGACCTTCCTCAAGTCCATGAACCGGGCTCTGGACATGCTCTCCTGA
- a CDS encoding rhodanese-like domain-containing protein — translation MRDALSTALKLLLAVFLLAVGIAALDLRVIQPFRTPPCNPETLEEGHVCLAQVLKEWPGKVIWIDARKQDDFERHTITQAPVYPIRPADANYQELLANAMEALMTAEDKGCCIVIFCSRDCTSSAAVANELKKPEYGIRAPIFILEGGWDELRKEPSLVP, via the coding sequence ATGAGAGACGCCCTTTCCACCGCCCTGAAGCTCCTGCTGGCCGTATTCCTGCTGGCCGTGGGCATCGCCGCGCTGGACCTGCGCGTCATCCAGCCGTTCCGCACGCCGCCCTGCAATCCGGAGACGCTGGAGGAGGGGCACGTGTGCCTGGCCCAGGTGCTGAAGGAATGGCCGGGAAAAGTCATCTGGATAGACGCCAGAAAACAGGACGACTTTGAACGCCACACTATCACGCAGGCCCCCGTCTACCCCATCCGTCCGGCGGACGCCAATTACCAGGAACTCCTGGCCAACGCCATGGAAGCCCTGATGACGGCGGAAGACAAGGGCTGCTGCATCGTCATCTTTTGCAGCAGGGACTGCACCTCCAGCGCAGCCGTAGCCAATGAACTGAAAAAGCCGGAATACGGCATCCGCGCGCCCATCTTCATTCTGGAAGGGGGCTGGGACGAATTGCGCAAAGAACCTTCACTCGTACCATAG
- the ileS gene encoding isoleucine--tRNA ligase yields MSAPEKNYKDTILLPETGFPMRGDLTKNEPVRLKKWEDTGLYERILSRRIEQGAPRFLLHDGPPFANGDVHMGTALNKILKDLVLKSKTMAGYAAPYVPGWDCHGLPIEFKVVQKARDLDAAEIRRRCAEFAEGFIDIQRTSFRRLGVFGDWEHPYLTMKPAYEANILRVFAKLVEDGAVYQSRKPVQWSYGAYTALAEAEIDYKEKISSSVFVRFPLLDNPLDLKASMVIWTTTPWTLPANVGIALHPRFTYVAGKFMKDGQTETLIILKDLLDAFAQKTGWALAETIREFKGAELENCEARHPFLPRTSKIILADFVTTDTGTGAVHIAPGHGADDYNVGRQYGLPVLSPVDDDGKYTEEVGVPSLVGKHVFDANKDIISMLEKDDNLFGVEEYRHQYPHCWRSKTPIIFRAVEQFFISMDRLRPQALEEIDKVQWLPAWGRNRIYGTVEARPDWCISRQRTWGVPLPVFFDEDGKAVLDAALVRKIADMVEAHGSNIWFELSDEDLCERLGLPKTWKKGKDTLDVWIDSGCSHMAVMDARPGLDAPADLYLEATDQHRGWFQSSLMLSVAWRGKAPYKAVMTHGFVVDKDTGKKTSKSDAKSGKPIDAAYYYDKYGADIVRLWAASVDWQNEVPFGEDLFKQVTEPYRRLRNTLRILLGNISGFDFATQAVAPEHMPILDRWILERLNAVIKETLKAYEAYDFRKAFSVINQFCTSDLSALYVDTTKDRLYCDDVTSVRRRATQTAMTIVFKALCRLLAPILVFTADEAWEYAGYEGSVHEQDFPAPMPEYDTQEASSAISRLQEIKSVIQVAIEEQVKAKAFSKNNEASITLTVPTNESEDVVALLEDRAFATEFFIIADLDVKSGPELAATAAKTEHAMCPRCRRYEPAADGSDVCERCSEVLS; encoded by the coding sequence ATGAGTGCGCCCGAAAAGAATTATAAAGACACCATCCTGTTGCCGGAGACCGGCTTCCCCATGAGAGGGGACCTGACGAAAAACGAACCAGTACGCCTGAAAAAGTGGGAAGACACCGGGCTGTACGAACGAATTTTGTCCCGCAGGATAGAACAGGGCGCACCCCGTTTCCTCCTTCACGACGGACCTCCCTTTGCCAACGGAGACGTGCACATGGGCACTGCCCTGAACAAGATTCTCAAGGACCTCGTCCTGAAGTCCAAGACCATGGCCGGCTACGCCGCCCCCTACGTTCCGGGCTGGGACTGCCACGGCCTCCCCATCGAATTCAAGGTGGTGCAGAAGGCCCGTGACCTGGACGCGGCTGAAATCCGCCGCCGCTGCGCGGAATTTGCCGAAGGCTTCATTGACATCCAACGGACTTCCTTCCGCCGCCTGGGCGTTTTCGGTGACTGGGAGCATCCCTACCTGACCATGAAGCCGGCGTATGAAGCCAACATTCTGCGCGTGTTCGCCAAGCTGGTGGAAGACGGCGCGGTCTACCAGAGCCGCAAGCCCGTCCAGTGGTCCTACGGGGCCTATACCGCGCTGGCGGAAGCGGAAATCGACTACAAGGAGAAGATCAGCTCCTCCGTGTTCGTGCGCTTCCCTCTGCTGGACAATCCCCTGGACCTGAAGGCCTCCATGGTGATCTGGACCACTACCCCGTGGACATTGCCTGCCAACGTGGGCATCGCCCTGCATCCGCGCTTCACGTATGTGGCCGGCAAGTTCATGAAGGACGGCCAGACGGAAACCCTCATCATCCTGAAAGACCTGCTGGACGCCTTCGCGCAGAAGACGGGCTGGGCCCTAGCGGAAACCATCCGCGAGTTCAAGGGCGCCGAGCTGGAAAACTGCGAGGCCCGGCACCCCTTCCTTCCCCGCACGTCAAAAATCATCCTGGCGGACTTCGTGACCACGGACACCGGCACCGGCGCCGTGCACATCGCTCCCGGCCACGGGGCGGACGACTACAACGTAGGCCGCCAGTACGGACTGCCCGTCCTTTCCCCCGTGGACGACGACGGCAAGTACACGGAAGAAGTGGGCGTTCCCTCCCTGGTGGGCAAGCACGTCTTTGACGCCAACAAGGACATCATCTCCATGCTGGAGAAGGACGACAACCTTTTCGGCGTGGAGGAATACCGCCACCAGTACCCGCACTGCTGGCGTTCCAAGACGCCCATCATCTTCCGCGCCGTGGAGCAGTTCTTCATCTCCATGGACAGGCTGCGACCGCAGGCCCTGGAAGAAATAGACAAGGTGCAGTGGCTGCCCGCCTGGGGCCGCAACCGCATTTACGGCACCGTGGAGGCGCGCCCGGACTGGTGCATCTCCCGCCAGCGCACCTGGGGCGTGCCCCTGCCCGTCTTCTTTGACGAAGACGGAAAGGCCGTTCTGGACGCCGCCCTGGTCCGCAAAATCGCGGATATGGTGGAGGCCCACGGCTCCAACATCTGGTTTGAGCTTTCCGATGAAGACCTGTGCGAACGCCTCGGCCTGCCGAAGACCTGGAAGAAGGGCAAGGATACGCTGGACGTCTGGATCGATTCCGGCTGTTCCCACATGGCCGTCATGGACGCCCGCCCCGGGCTGGACGCCCCGGCGGACCTGTACCTGGAAGCCACGGACCAGCACCGCGGCTGGTTCCAGAGTTCCCTGATGCTTTCCGTCGCCTGGCGCGGCAAGGCCCCGTACAAGGCCGTGATGACCCACGGCTTCGTGGTGGACAAGGACACCGGGAAAAAGACCTCCAAGTCCGACGCCAAGAGCGGCAAGCCCATTGACGCCGCCTACTACTACGACAAGTACGGCGCGGACATCGTGCGCCTGTGGGCCGCCTCCGTGGACTGGCAGAATGAAGTCCCCTTCGGGGAAGACCTCTTCAAGCAGGTCACGGAGCCCTACCGACGGCTGCGCAACACCCTGCGCATCCTGCTGGGCAACATCAGCGGGTTTGACTTCGCCACGCAGGCGGTCGCCCCGGAACACATGCCCATCCTGGACCGCTGGATTCTGGAACGCCTGAACGCCGTCATCAAGGAAACGCTGAAAGCCTATGAAGCCTATGACTTCCGCAAGGCGTTCAGCGTCATCAACCAGTTCTGCACCAGCGACCTTTCCGCCCTGTACGTGGACACCACGAAGGACCGCCTGTACTGCGACGACGTCACCTCCGTGCGCCGCCGCGCCACCCAGACGGCCATGACCATCGTCTTCAAGGCCCTGTGCCGCCTGCTGGCCCCTATCCTGGTCTTCACGGCGGATGAAGCCTGGGAATACGCCGGGTATGAAGGCAGCGTGCACGAGCAGGACTTCCCCGCGCCGATGCCGGAGTACGACACCCAGGAGGCCTCCTCCGCCATTTCCCGCCTCCAGGAAATCAAGTCCGTCATCCAGGTAGCCATTGAAGAGCAGGTGAAGGCCAAGGCGTTCTCCAAGAACAATGAGGCCTCCATCACCCTCACCGTTCCCACGAATGAAAGCGAGGACGTGGTGGCGCTGCTGGAAGACCGCGCCTTTGCCACGGAATTCTTCATCATTGCAGACCTGGACGTGAAGAGCGGTCCGGAGCTGGCGGCCACCGCCGCCAAAACGGAACACGCCATGTGCCCGCGCTGCCGCCGGTATGAACCCGCGGCGGACGGCAGCGACGTGTGCGAACGCTGCTCGGAAGTCCTTTCCTGA
- a CDS encoding DUF1573 domain-containing protein produces the protein MTIRTIILSGLLLCGGLASGKNELSFKETVVPVKVAPDQDSITASFPFTNTSGVPVTISKIHVSCDCTTAGAKDNKLTYAPGESGVISAVMKTGNFSGTVDKDMTVHANGSAYKLVIRAQIPDIIRMEPRKLEWTRGEAPAPKTIKITISKELPVNLTTVDLTGDAFDYEPVTVKKGREYKIIITPRSTAKPAFNTIWVRTDSTVPRYKRQMGFLTIKEN, from the coding sequence ATGACCATCCGGACCATTATTCTGTCAGGACTGCTGCTGTGCGGGGGCCTCGCCTCCGGCAAAAATGAACTGTCCTTCAAGGAAACGGTGGTTCCGGTAAAGGTGGCTCCGGACCAGGACAGCATCACGGCCTCCTTCCCCTTCACCAATACCTCCGGCGTTCCCGTCACGATCAGCAAAATCCATGTCTCCTGCGACTGCACCACCGCCGGGGCGAAAGATAACAAGCTGACGTACGCTCCGGGGGAATCCGGCGTCATCAGCGCCGTGATGAAGACCGGCAACTTTTCCGGCACCGTGGACAAGGACATGACGGTGCACGCCAACGGCTCCGCCTACAAGCTGGTGATACGCGCGCAAATCCCGGACATCATCCGAATGGAACCCCGCAAGCTGGAATGGACCAGGGGAGAAGCCCCTGCCCCCAAGACCATTAAAATCACCATCTCCAAGGAACTGCCCGTCAACCTGACCACGGTGGACCTGACCGGGGACGCCTTTGACTATGAGCCCGTGACCGTGAAGAAAGGCAGGGAATACAAAATCATCATCACTCCCAGATCTACGGCCAAGCCGGCCTTCAACACCATCTGGGTGCGCACGGATTCCACCGTGCCGCGCTACAAGCGCCAGATGGGGTTCCTGACCATCAAGGAAAACTGA
- a CDS encoding signal peptidase II — translation MDTQTEKEPGPHKKTPPGWLWWSLLGVGLYVLDQASKLWIVHRFPLNYLNEKVHKYAYLPDFPGFHHVNADGTLDFATNGHIPAADMAQFQDLNPNTVDALNRLRELEPISFLDGTMNITRVHNTGVAFGLGNGTAWSSYLFLAIPVLAIVALVVLYRKNFFHTVWLKLAYVLLLAGVAGNLTDRLMQGFLIPYEQPHGFFTKLMNGYVVDFIDVTIPLFNYRWPAFNVADSCIFVAAIIFFIASIFSARKKEEKPS, via the coding sequence ATGGATACCCAGACGGAAAAGGAACCCGGCCCCCATAAGAAAACGCCTCCCGGCTGGCTCTGGTGGAGCCTGCTGGGCGTAGGGCTGTATGTACTGGACCAGGCAAGCAAGCTGTGGATCGTCCACCGCTTCCCGCTGAACTACCTGAACGAGAAAGTCCACAAGTACGCCTACCTGCCGGACTTTCCGGGCTTCCACCACGTCAATGCGGACGGCACGCTGGACTTCGCCACGAACGGGCACATACCGGCGGCGGACATGGCGCAGTTCCAGGACCTGAACCCGAACACGGTGGACGCCCTGAACAGGCTGAGGGAGCTGGAACCCATTTCCTTCCTGGACGGAACGATGAACATCACCCGCGTGCACAACACGGGCGTGGCCTTCGGGCTGGGCAACGGAACGGCATGGTCCAGCTACCTGTTCCTGGCGATTCCCGTGCTCGCCATCGTGGCCCTGGTCGTGCTCTACCGGAAAAACTTCTTCCATACGGTATGGCTCAAGCTGGCCTATGTGCTGCTGCTGGCCGGGGTGGCGGGCAACCTGACGGACCGCCTGATGCAGGGCTTCCTGATTCCCTACGAACAGCCGCACGGCTTCTTCACGAAGCTCATGAACGGCTACGTGGTGGACTTCATTGACGTCACCATTCCCCTCTTCAACTACCGCTGGCCCGCCTTCAACGTGGCGGACTCCTGCATCTTCGTGGCGGCGATCATCTTCTTCATCGCCAGCATCTTCTCCGCCAGGAAGAAAGAGGAAAAACCATCCTGA
- a CDS encoding esterase/lipase family protein — MKTASALLLGLLMGLSGCSLHHQQQERAYAHYQDDAVAIREAQAAWLILSSPHRSREWPEARKKYNACIRKLASHLKEAKREGGMNEKKRQSLPFIIEKSPYAKDSNPWFYEAIFMSDEVDPTFRLRESVTVEGMGIPLAGLAPQGVSRPHANVLKDNGNVHTLTAILDFDRMVDGKPTLRTIPRLMNEHVFIGKNKVRQPLAANFSVPIALFWKLSDADGTELLGAFRPKKAINTMGLYFSEPYDPRKIPVVFTHGLMSGPATFANLTNRLLVDPVIRENYQFWFFGYPSGLAWTIPASRQRKALEELMQEYNPRGDSREMNNIVMVGHSMGGLITRFNNSTKPWTLMKGLFELPPETFADMTLENWKTGLEPLHCDEPMLEQLQNNFIFSPARGVTRIVYMATPHRGSTFADNWIGRLGQRLIDLPADMLEEVTRIATLSRGMFLLNPLQLKDELTSIRQLSPNSSLVKYMSELRGDPNVPVHSIIGDRGRNDTPHSSDGVVKYRSSHLDWSASEKIVPSGHSVQDDPAAAVELRRILREHLAKVKGRQALEEADARAATPVWQSNPAPPIILKRP, encoded by the coding sequence ATGAAAACGGCTTCCGCCCTTCTTCTAGGCCTTCTCATGGGCCTTTCCGGCTGTTCCCTGCACCACCAGCAGCAGGAAAGGGCGTACGCCCATTACCAGGATGACGCCGTAGCCATCCGGGAAGCCCAGGCCGCATGGCTCATCCTCTCCTCTCCCCACCGCAGCAGGGAATGGCCGGAAGCCAGAAAAAAATACAACGCATGCATCCGGAAGCTGGCCTCCCACCTGAAAGAGGCCAAACGGGAGGGCGGCATGAATGAGAAGAAGCGTCAAAGCCTCCCCTTCATCATTGAAAAATCTCCTTACGCCAAGGACAGCAACCCCTGGTTCTACGAGGCCATCTTCATGTCCGACGAAGTGGACCCCACCTTCCGCCTGCGGGAAAGCGTAACCGTGGAGGGAATGGGCATTCCCCTGGCGGGCCTGGCGCCCCAGGGCGTCTCCCGGCCCCATGCCAACGTGCTCAAGGACAACGGGAACGTGCACACGCTGACGGCCATCCTGGACTTTGACCGCATGGTGGACGGGAAGCCCACCCTCCGCACCATTCCCCGTCTGATGAATGAGCACGTCTTCATCGGCAAAAACAAGGTGCGTCAGCCCCTGGCGGCCAACTTCTCCGTTCCCATCGCCCTTTTCTGGAAGCTTTCCGACGCGGACGGAACGGAACTGCTGGGCGCGTTCCGTCCCAAAAAGGCCATCAATACGATGGGGCTTTATTTTTCCGAACCCTATGACCCCCGGAAAATTCCCGTGGTCTTCACCCACGGCCTGATGTCCGGCCCCGCCACCTTTGCCAACCTGACCAACCGCCTTCTGGTGGATCCCGTCATCCGGGAAAACTACCAGTTCTGGTTCTTCGGCTATCCGTCCGGCCTGGCCTGGACCATTCCGGCCAGCAGGCAGCGGAAGGCCCTGGAGGAACTCATGCAGGAATACAATCCCCGCGGCGACTCCAGGGAAATGAACAACATCGTCATGGTGGGGCACTCCATGGGCGGCCTCATCACCCGCTTCAACAACTCCACCAAGCCCTGGACGCTGATGAAGGGCCTCTTTGAACTTCCCCCGGAAACCTTTGCAGACATGACGCTGGAGAACTGGAAAACCGGGCTGGAACCCCTGCACTGTGACGAGCCCATGCTTGAACAGCTCCAGAACAATTTTATCTTCTCCCCCGCCAGGGGCGTCACGCGCATCGTGTACATGGCCACCCCGCACCGCGGCTCCACCTTTGCGGACAACTGGATAGGGCGGCTGGGCCAGCGCCTGATCGACCTCCCGGCGGACATGCTGGAGGAAGTCACCCGCATCGCCACCCTCAGCCGCGGCATGTTCCTGCTCAACCCCCTGCAGCTGAAGGACGAACTCACCAGCATCCGCCAGCTTTCCCCGAACTCCTCCCTGGTCAAGTACATGTCGGAGCTGCGCGGGGACCCGAACGTTCCCGTCCATTCCATCATCGGGGACAGGGGCAGGAACGATACGCCCCACTCCTCCGACGGCGTGGTCAAGTACCGCTCCTCCCATCTGGACTGGAGCGCCAGTGAAAAAATCGTCCCGTCCGGGCACAGCGTGCAGGACGACCCCGCCGCCGCCGTGGAACTGCGGCGCATCCTCCGGGAGCACCTGGCCAAGGTCAAGGGCCGCCAGGCGCTGGAGGAAGCGGACGCACGGGCCGCCACCCCGGTATGGCAGTCCAACCCCGCCCCGCCCATCATCCTGAAAAGGCCGTAA
- a CDS encoding M20/M25/M40 family metallo-hydrolase, translating to MNVSSRTLKYGLLTAAACVALGSCSKLFSPCGSGEIPDTDQTETLLKAHVFHLADSIGERNVYKPGTMERSARYIEKTLADMGYAVTRQAVNIPPSGEFGAVKDRTAYNLIATKKGTSLRPRMLIVGAHYDTKVGMDNWHDHGPARPARTGTPGANDNASGVAALLETARALTATPTLHDVCLVAYANEEPPFYQTPSMGSVVHAKSVARHPGKDRIIGMIALETLGCYSPRVNKKRQSAVVAGLAGLPDRCDYVAFMSTNTGRKLARSCAEEFAALSRFPVRSAVFPYYTRGVSWSDDWGYMKEGIPSFAATDTAFLRCDDYHETSDTAEKLDYPQFAEVVQGLSQLVISLANKP from the coding sequence ATGAATGTCTCATCCAGAACTCTCAAGTACGGGCTGCTCACCGCGGCGGCCTGCGTCGCCCTCGGCTCCTGCTCCAAGCTTTTTTCCCCCTGCGGAAGCGGAGAAATTCCGGACACGGACCAGACGGAAACACTCCTGAAAGCACACGTGTTCCATCTGGCGGATTCCATCGGGGAACGCAACGTCTACAAACCCGGCACCATGGAGCGATCCGCCCGCTACATTGAAAAAACCCTGGCGGACATGGGCTATGCCGTCACGCGCCAGGCCGTGAACATTCCGCCCTCCGGGGAATTCGGCGCCGTGAAGGACAGGACGGCGTACAACCTCATCGCCACCAAAAAGGGAACATCCCTCCGCCCCAGAATGCTCATCGTGGGCGCGCATTACGATACCAAGGTAGGCATGGACAACTGGCACGACCACGGTCCCGCCAGACCCGCCCGTACCGGAACGCCGGGCGCCAATGACAACGCTTCCGGCGTGGCCGCCCTGCTGGAAACGGCGCGCGCCCTGACGGCCACTCCCACCCTGCACGACGTGTGCCTGGTGGCTTATGCCAATGAAGAGCCGCCCTTTTACCAGACGCCCTCCATGGGCAGCGTGGTGCACGCCAAATCCGTCGCACGCCATCCGGGCAAGGACAGAATCATCGGCATGATTGCCCTGGAAACGCTGGGCTGCTATTCCCCGCGGGTGAACAAAAAACGCCAGTCAGCCGTGGTTGCCGGATTGGCCGGGCTGCCGGACCGCTGCGACTACGTGGCCTTCATGTCCACCAACACGGGCCGCAAGCTGGCCCGCTCCTGCGCGGAGGAATTTGCCGCTTTGAGCCGCTTTCCGGTCCGTTCCGCCGTGTTCCCGTATTACACCCGCGGCGTTTCCTGGTCCGACGACTGGGGATACATGAAGGAGGGCATTCCCTCCTTTGCCGCCACGGACACGGCCTTCCTCCGCTGCGACGACTACCATGAAACCAGCGACACGGCTGAAAAGCTGGATTATCCCCAGTTTGCGGAAGTGGTGCAGGGCCTTTCCCAACTCGTCATCTCACTCGCCAATAAACCATGA